The Liolophura sinensis isolate JHLJ2023 chromosome 6, CUHK_Ljap_v2, whole genome shotgun sequence genomic sequence AAGTGTTGATTAACCTACTCTTAATGGGGTTGGCAAGTGAATACTTTGAAGagtgttaaaacattaacactgCGTAAAAGTGGTTAGATAAGCACAGTCATCTCTCGTgatctttacagtgttaaatgaaAGAATTTGGTTTTAAGAGTTCACGACGTCGATATGGCCAGTCCATAGGCGGTGTATTTCTCGTTAACAAGGCATGCcatgaatgaaatattaatcttaaaattttaagtGCTGATAATAATGTGAAGACGATGTTAATGGCTCCATGACCCGTTTGTTTACCTACGTTACTTCATGGGGTGAAATTGAAATGCATTTCACTTTGGCAGGTAAAAATCTTGTCATCGCATACATAATAGATGGATGTGACAGTAATTGGGTGTTTGCATGCTGGATATTGATGTATaccagcacatgtacatatacagctaGGTGTTCACAGATTCCTTCATGTATTACGCGCAACTGCAGTGAAAACATGTCGGTTAATGAAAGATGCATTTGGCATATATGCTTCTAActaatttatgtatgtttataccACTTATACTTGTATATTGCTGCATGTTTACCATTCTTAATATAAGCACACTATAAATATCCACAGTTAATGGACGTTCATTTCTTTACTCTTTTTTCATTACTTAAAGATTACGTTACGTGTCAAACGACTTGGTCTTATTATACCTTTATTATGATATAAATCGAACGCCTAGTTCTAACGTTAATTTCATGAAAAGTCACTCACTCAAAAGATCAGAAACAAATTGGCAATGCACAGGTAGACATATGTGAAGCCTCACAATATAAGTTTATAAGTTCTAGATGATTATATCTGATCATACCATCGCGACTCGAGCATTTAGAAGATGAACACCACGACATTTTGGATCTTATGGGAGGTGACCCAGAGACCAAGCACCTGCACAATTAAAAAGAAGTGCTACGGATATTTACACACCGGTGGAAGTTAAAACAGCGTAAATGCCTCAGTTTTCATATCTtactgtatataatacagtAGAGACAAATAAGCATATTGCTTCAGTCTGCTCGCTTTTATCAGTCAGTGCTATTTCGGCAGTATTGCAGCAATATCGTGTCGACCTTTTAAATGAGAAATTTAACGAAATCAAGGTTCATCTcgattttctgtattttaaaaattgaatGAAACCTGTTTTATTTAATGAAAGCGTTTGGTTTCGTCTGTTTTCTTATGATTTATTGTATGATCCTCTTTGTTTGATGATTTAGGAAACGGTCAGATCGATTTCCCAGAATTCCTTACAATGATGGCCAGGAAAATGAAGAGTACGGATACAGAAGAAGAAATCCGAGAAGCATTTCGAGTGTTTGACAAAGATGGAAATGGATTTATCAGTGCGGCAGAGTTACGTCATGTTATGACAAATTTGGGtgaaaaattaacagatgaTGAAGTGGAAGAGATGATCCGGGAAGCAGACCAAGATGGCGACGGGCAGGTCAACTATGAAGGTAAATATTTGCTAATACAAATCAGTTCCTGAACTTAATTCTCTGCTTGGCACTGGGTCTAAGCTTAATATTATGAACATGTTGACATTCCTTTTAATCATCAAGCTCTGTTGAAAAGAACAAGTCACAAGAGTCCCCATTTGTATGCGTTTAGATTAATTAAATAGTTCGTGATATTTTTATTGCGTTATCTTCGAAGTTGTACAGTACTGCGTCATATCGCTATACCTGACGAGAGTTTGAAATAATGGTCGTCCGATATTGTATTTCTTAATTTGAATTTTATGCTTTTTGTTTGTAGAATTCGTGACGATGATGCACAGTAAATGAAGCACAAATGATTGGGAAAAGCAAACACACCTGCTCACACATTCCATAGGGATGCCTAATTAGAGACAGGAGCATGTTATTACTTATCAACTATCCTATCATTATTAACAAATTACTTATTATTTGTTAAAATACATGCAGGGGATGTaagaaaaaatgtacacaattatatatgtatggtttatagaaaatgtacaatatacaaaTCATGTGCCATCTAATCTGTTTTTGATATCTTCTGCTTTAATCCGTGTTTCGTTTTTCAGGTCTTAACCGGAGCACGTGCAATTATGGGTATAAACTCATGTAATATACACTATTGGTGTTTAGATACAGCAATTGTCAAAATGACTAATGGGTTGGTTGATTGATGTCGATTGATGAAAGCCGTGCTTCATaaacaagaatgtttcaattgattgattgattggtgtttataaaGCGGTGCTTTGTGACAAGTATGTTTCagaagattgattgattggtgtttatgaaGCTGTGCTTTATAACTTTGCAGGTTTATAGCTGGAGAAAACCGgaacactgaaaaaacaaatgtttaacatttaaacataagACCACATAATGATAagaccgctttataatgttgatcatgtACAATGAAAACGTTTCACTCGGTTTAAGCATTCAAACCCAttcaatttactacataaaatTATTGCATTTAGACTATGAATGTgggtatttataaaatactgcatgtatttataaaataaatcaatatatttatgagacataaataaacacacttgtTAATTAGCATGTTAAAAGTTAGCATTTATTATAGTATGTGCATgcgttaccgttcaaaatagtGTATGAATTTCCTAAAATATCTAAAACGGATCAAATTATAGCCTTTTGAACTGACAGTTTAACGCTCTAAATAGTATATAGACATTAACTGAGAGGCATTAATTTGTTAAGCACGTTTACTATCTGTTGTAATCTATTAACTGAATTCTATATAATAACGACAGTTTCTTTTATCTATGAATGGTTAGACATTTTC encodes the following:
- the LOC135467685 gene encoding calmodulin-like — translated: MRSLGQNPTEAELQDMINEVDADGNGQIDFPEFLTMMARKMKSTDTEEEIREAFRVFDKDGNGFISAAELRHVMTNLGEKLTDDEVEEMIREADQDGDGQVNYEEFVTMMHSK